The genomic stretch CGCCTAAATATTTGTTGGAAGATAAACATTCATAGTCCATAATCTTTAAgctgattaaaacaataaattattaacgatcccgtgattttcacagGCTCCAAAACTAGTTAACTCTATCATAAACCTTACTCATATTAGCTTTAAAAGTAAACCTACCTTTGAAAGATTTACATTTGACCGAGTCAGTTAATACAATCTTCTTAATTAATATCAGTAGGTCCTCCATGGCTCCATTCTAACCATAACGAGTGAACGACTTTCATTATTGCTTAATGACTTTGATAACACAGAGCTTGTACCGCAGCTAATACGGAGTAGTTCATTGCTACTGTAGTGAACCTCAATTGTTCGCTTTCGCTTTTAGTCCACATATATAATATCGACTTTTCAATTGTTCGCTTTCGCTTTTAGTCCACATATATAATATCGACTTTTCAATTGTTCGCTTTCGCTTTTGTTTCTATAGTAGTTAATAAAGCCTGTTAGGGTGCAAATcaatgtcccacatcggtagaataaagatggaagatcatctttataagtgtctatagaatataatagtacgaggccttttgtgAAAGagtccaagagtaaatccgtgagggcttggcccaaagcggacaatatcgtactattataagcagtggacacagatgcaacacagcagaggcccaacacgagatattcacgcttccgcataaCAAGTAGTATCAGAGCCCAGGGTTAAACTTGGGCGTAGGCCCTATGACGTACAAATGGTGGAGCACTTGGGGTGCAGGACAGATAGCATTCGCGAGTCATGGACGCATAAGCTCGATGTGGCAGACTGTTTCCAAAGCTCAAGTCCATGGGAGGTACGTTGGTGAAGCATAGAGACGCGAGGTAGGGCTGAGGCTTAGTGGAGGCAACATTTGGTCTCACAGTTGTGAGACGGCAGGCCACTCAAGAGAAGATCGTCAGCGACCCGGTGGGGTGGACTGAGGCTAGGCCACTCAAGAGAAGATCGTCTGGGGCTTAGTGGAACCAAAATTGGTCTCAGGGTAGTTACCGTGAGACGGGAGGATGTAGACCCCTGGGGAGACACATGGTGTTGTCGGTTAAGGGGAGGTTAAGTCTTTGTGATGTTAAGGGGCGTCTAGAAGAAAGTTGGAGTTGTAGGGTGTGAGAAGTTGAAGTTCTCCATGGAGGTCAATGTacgagtcaagatgatggtccttggtttgaggggaggatttgTTAGGATGCAAACTCATGTCCGCCTTTTGGGAAGTagcccaagagtaaatctgtGAGGGCTtagcccaaagcggacaataccGTACTATTATGAGCAGTGGACACAGatacagcagaggcccaacacgagcTTCCGCATAACAAAGCCTTATAGCCTTCTAGACATGAACATCAAATAATTGAGATCACCATGGCCATTGTATGTAGATGGTTTACAGCAAATTTATGCATAACGTTGTTTGAATATTCCGAAAAATAATTTTTTGATTTTATAAATGAGCATCTATAACATATAAGTAATAATACAACATATCCCAATACTTTCTTATTTTCTGTAAAATAATCTAAAACGACCCATATtatggaatggagggagtagttgtTTGTTAATTGATAATAATACTTATACTAGTATAGATctcgtgcaatatatgcacgTTAACTGTAGacttttaattttcattttattatatttgtgGAATTTGAATTGACAATTCATTAATTTTTCATGTTTCTCATCATTACATTTTGATTTgagaaataaaaatttaaatgtCAGAAATAGTGAAATGAGTATATTTTTGGAAAATTGTTTTTTTTACCGAAAAATTAATACTGTTATTTTACAAATCTTTACCAATAACATATTTTATAGCCGaaactttttatcataaaaaagTCAAATgaattttttatcataaaatgttctttaaagaaaaaaaaaagattttctTTATCACAAAAAGACCGGAGATAAATTTGTGCAAAATGTAAaatattgaatgttataaatatttaaatataaATGATTATGCCCATTTAAAACCCACCATGTCCATACctatagtatatgctaaaaataccaaGCCCTATTCTAGAAAATATGTTTTAAGCGAAAAAATTTAGAATTTCGCCTATTCTTTTATTAAATAGGGGATTTTAACATTTGACCCGTTAACATTCAATCTATCTATAGTTGTTGTAAAAAATGGCAATTTAACCATTACTTGAACATCTGATCTAGTGATTAATACTTTCTCCGTCCTAATTATTTGTTTATCGGATGGAGTAGATATAAGAGTAAGGGAGTTTGATTGCCACTTAGAAAACATAGGCATTGGAAAattccataatttttttttgagGAAGGAAAATCCCATAATTTTGAAAAacatgggttgtttggttgccataaattttgaaaaatatgggttgtttggttgtcataaattttggaaaatgtGGGAAGTTGTTTACCTAGTCCCCTTTGGTCATTATAAGTTCCTGtggaatttaattcctacatgaacAATCAAACACTTTTCCGAAATTCATCTGAATTGAATGAGGGAACTTTTAATTCCCATAAATTGTAGGTTCCTAAGAAAATTAAGTTCATCATCAATCAAACAACTCCTAAATCTCCCTAAGTTACGGATGTTATAATAAAATCACTCAATTCCCTATAAATATTTGAATACAGGAGCATCAATAATACATGGATAGtgatagggcgccaccgggtgacgccCAATTTGGGTGCCACCCTCTCACAAGCATTCTTTATTGAAGGGGCCCGcactcaccccatgtgagagggtggcgcccaaattgggcgtcacccggtggcgccctatcaCTATCCTCAAATTACATGATTTATCAGCTAAGAGTGCAAATATTAGCCTACAAATTTCACACTTGACAAAAAATCTCTAAGCCCTCATTTCTCCTCCATGGATAATCTCACTTTCTCTTTTCATATCATCACCATTATCCTTACATTAACAACTATTCCCGCAACACTATGTCGTCGAAGCGACGAGTTCAATGCCTGCAGTAAAACATTCACCTGTGGGAACATAAAGGGGTTAAGCTACCCCTTTTACGGTCTAAGTCGACCTCAATATTGCGGTCACCCTGGATTCGAGCTCCTAGACTGCGATCAAAATaatcaaacaaataaaataaTGATCTTATCCCAGAAATTTTATGTCTCCCACATTAATTTAACATCTTCTACCATGAACGTTGCTAGACAAGACTTCTCTGATGGGTTTGGATGTCCATTAACTCTGGTCAACATTACAATTGATTTCTCGCTTTTTCAGTACACTAATTCAGATTCCAATATCACCCTTCTATATGACGAATGTGCCTCAAAATGCAAGAATTTTTCTTGCCCGTGGGGTGGAGGGAAGTCGTTGCCAATTTGCTTCCTGACTGACAAACTGATGCTTAAATTTAACATGTCAAAAGTTGTGTGCCCAAACAAACTCTTTCTTCCTGTTCAAAACACAGATTTAATAGCCATGGATAAAGCGGGAGAGTACATGCCTTTTTCGGCTAAGAATGGGTTCGAGCTCAAATGGAACGCGAATGATGGTTTATGTCGAGAGTGCGTTAGATCAGGAGGGCAATGTGGACATGATTTCAAGTCAAATAAGTTCTTTTGCTTTTGTACTGATGAATCCAAGTGCCCTTTTCCAGGTACTAATTCTGCTACTTCCTCCCTTCTGGTCATTTGTATACTATCTTTTTTCATTAATGGGTATtgtcattcatttgtttacctttttatattgGGAATATTGTTGAAGGATAATTTGATCATCTACATAATCTATTGTCCACTTGTCACTCAATGACACCGCCCACAAATGATCCCCTCCTCTTTTCTTGTCTTTGTCctaaaaccaaaggtaaacaaatgatcgacaCGGATTGAGTAATTGCTTTAAATATTTAGTCACAGATATAAAATTATTACTAAGACTTACCAGCTAAACTAGCCGACACTTGTTAAATGTTACTCGTATCTGTTTATATGTATCTCTAATGAAACATAACTAATAGGATCAATCAACAAGGGACGCAGAATTGCAGGAATCAGTCTAACTAAGCTCAACGTTGCACTAATAGGTAATGAACCTAAATCCCTACGTTATCTCAATTCATCAATGTTCATCTAGTTTATCAAACTGAGCTTCTTGTTATAAGACGACTCAAAAGTTTATTCAAGGCATTATTTGTAACGGCTGACACTATTCACCATATTTCGTCGACTGTCTTCCAGGTTGTTTTTCAGTAACAGGGATATGCCTGATTATTCTTCTAGTAATCTTCTTTAGAAGGAGGTACTCATCGAAAGACCGAGTTGATAGACGAGAAAGAAGAACTAATGTTGAGACTTTCCTTAGAGGTCATGGATCTTCAGGTCCAAAAAGATACACATACAATGATCTAAAGAAGATTACTAATTCCTTCAAAGACAAGCTCGGAGAAGGCGGGTATGGCTCTGTCTACAAAGGAATTCTTCAAAATGGCACTCCAGTTGCAGTTAAAATGTTACACAAATCAAAAGAAGAAGGAGCGGAATTCATAAATGAAGTTGCAAGTATTGGAAATACCAACCATGTCAATGTTGTCAAACTCTTCGGGTTTTGCTACGAGGGGAATAGACGGGGTCTTGTCTACGAGTTCATGGCCAATGGATCGCTTGAAAAGTTTCTATACACGGGCGACAACTCCGATAACCACCATCATTCTCTTGGATGGGAAACCCTATTTGAAATTGCAATTGGAGTTGCGAGAGGACTAGAGTACCTTCACAGAGGGTGTAACACAAGGATACTACACTTTGATATTAAGCCACACAACATTCTTCTCGATGAAAACTTCTGCCCGAAAATTTCAGATTTCGGGCTATCCAAGTCGTGCCCTCAAAAAGACAGTATCATATCCATGTCTGAGGCTCGAGGAACAATCGGGTATATTGCTCCAGAGGTATTCCTCAAGAGTTTTGGTGGTGTGTCATACAAGTCAGATGTCTATAGTTATGGAATGTTGGTCCTCGAAATGGTAGGTTGTCGAAGAAAAGTTGAGGTTGAAGGAGAAGTTAGCAGTGAGCAAGCTTTTCCTGAGTGGATATATGAGCAGCTCGAAGCAAGCATTGAGAATGGATTGATTCATGAGGAAATGGAAATGCAGAGGAAGATGATAGTAGTGAGTTTATGGTGTGTGAAGACTAACCCTTCTCGCAGACCGCCGATGAGTAAAGTGGTGGAGATGTTGGAAGGGACACCTGAATCTTTACAAGTTCCTCGCGCTGCTTCTTTGTCAATGTCGCTTCAGTCACAGCACAGGGCAGATGGCGGCGGCATCAGCAGCTTTTACGATCAACAACAGTCGAGATTAGGTCGCAATAATCAGTTCTCAGATGAATATTGATCCCAAAATATTGTATCCATGGTTTCGAGAAAttatttctagttttcaaaaagTATCCTACATCATAATTCATAAGCAAGATGTATTTTCAGTTCGCAAGTCATGTTTTAATCATTTAATCACATGGCTAAATTAGAAAACCGTCTCATATAAGTTTTTGTAATAATATGCAGAGAAGTTACATGTATCATGTTTTGCTTGTTTACaattaaaacaaaagaaaataattGGTTAGACAATGCTGATAATTAAGTGAAAAAATAGTTTGGTGTTTTGGCTTCTGAGTTCTGAGTACAGATAAATGCATCAAGTTTCAGGGGAAAACAATACTAACTAGACCTAGCATTCTAGCAACTTAAATTTCTGCCGGCTCTGTTGTTCCGAAACTCATGGCCCCTGATTTGTATCCTGAGTGAGAATAACCAAGatgaattttttttgatttttgttgtgAACTTCGATTAACCCTGCCTGAGAATTACTCAAAATTAATGTCGAAAAAGGCAGTTATCCGATTTACATGGTCTACCACCAACGCCTTCATCACTACAATCATCAGTTGATCACTAATACGACCATCGTTTTTTATCCTTTCACTTCTATGTGCTAAATACACAAAAACGTTTATTGACGGGTGATAGGATAATTACCTAACCAAATTAACTATTTTTAAGCCTAATTGCATTTAACTAATCCCAACTTAAAGGTAGTATAGTATAGTGTAGGCCGGGTCGAATCCTAGAGAGGCGGTTTAGTAAAGACCCGATTCTAAGCTATTGATTTATTACTAATTAGGACACTAACAATTAATTAAGACTCTAATTGCAAATTAAGACTCCCTAATTACcgctattcttttttttttttttgacaacaatatacttatcataaaattaaacaaaccATACATATCATCCTGTATCTAAGCTTAACATTTAGCTAGTAAAGTACATATATCGCGTAACGAGTTACGCACAGATATTGGTACTGGCGATCGCGATGCCAGAACGGAAGATAATTTTCTGCAGGGAACATAAAAGGAAACAGGAACATGACGATAGGGAAGCGCTCTATGTATAGTGCGAAGAAGCGTCCTTGTAGTAGCAGTGAAGATAGAACACGCACGGAGGAGCTGTTGATCAGTAGACATTGTATGTGAATCCGATGTTGAAGTGATGAAAAAATTCTTGACATGTGCACGAGTGACTGAGATGTAGAAAATGATGGAAAGGGACAGTTGAGATGCTGGTGTAGGGAGTAAACAAGATAGAGTTGAGGGTAGGCGGGAAGTTACCCATAAAGATGGCAACTAGTTATGTGAGGCTATCAAATAATCTGCTAGTTGGCTATTCATAAACTATGGTTATAAACAATGGTGAATATGTAGGTTGACATAAATGAGAGAGTATACTTATCATAAAATATGTAGGTTGACATAAAAGAGAGAAAATGCAAATTTTTTTAGCTAGTTAATTTATCAAACACTTAGTAGGCAATATATCAATAAAGAGAAGAAGATGGTGTAACTCATttatttatgtgactaactaatcTAATAATAGTCTAAAAGGATACTAGTTTGATACCCGTGCAAAATTgtacgggtatgtatttgggccggtactaatgtttttggatgaattttttttatttgcatttctattgtaattatatAGTTGATCTAAATCAGCGATATATATATAACCTCTAATGTAACCCTAACTTCTCCACTATTGTCATTAAGTCACAACTCCACTCCTTGCAAACTCCTGTAACTGTTGCATCACTTAATTAACTGCACATGCCATTATGTCAGCATAACTGATTCTCTGATTTCATGCAGTTTATGATTTGAAGTTTGACGGTTCAAGTGTATTTAACATGACGATATTAATGTTGCTTATAAAACGTACTTGTCGAAGTAGAAATTACTCGGTAGCCTATAATTGTCATCTTCCGAGTTTCGAGTGCGCGATTGATAGTAAAGTTGCCATAATTTTTGCTCTAAGTAAATAAATCCTCGGTGTGAACGACTTTATGTACAGATCTGAAaggattatttaaaaaaaaaacatatgttAACGTTTTACAATTGTGTCATTATCGTGTTATATTTTAAAAAAATGTTTTTTAGAACAattttgaatcatttgtcttataattttttaaaattggtaaatttaaatatttcaataaatttataaatttattttgttttttaacgaaataaaatatttaatttAGCTTTAAATGCTTGTTGGAGTGTAAATTTACTCTGtagcctatcattgtcacctaccatttCGGTGTGCGCGGCGGATAGAAAAGTTGCCAAGTTTTTTACTTTAAGTAAATATTCCGTCAcgattattttattttcaaaaatatatcgtactatctagttttaaaaattatgcaagttatgtaatttattcgcattatatgtaattcattcccgtaattaaatgtaatttcttctcgtaattatgtaatttcattattatgtaatttttttattaattatgtaattctttccgattatttgtaattaatttcatttattccgattttaATGCATTCCGCTTATAcgcaattaatttcatttattcttgtACTATATTaaattatttcatagaattttttCTAAGATGGAAATTGTCGCATATTTGTATTGTCGGACGATTTAAAGAACTAATTTCTTTGCACAccaacgggtcccaccataacttgaatttccaaaaaaaaaaaaaaaagttgtacaAATGACGTGGCGCATCATGCAttcagtattgtcttctgaattaataaagataagattgctCTTTTATGTACATGATTTACTCATTCATGGATATGATTTACTATTTTACCCCTTTCATTTCCaaacctattttttttttttcaaagtttCTCCCTTTCAACCCTCCCTCCACTTCCCAACCAGGCAACCACCCCTCTCCCACCCCTTCCCACCATAACAGTTTTCCCAAGCCTAACACCGTTATCTACCTCTTTAATAGCATTGCCACCGTTAATTTCTGTATCATGAAATGGACGAGCATGACACTGACGAGTTGAGTTCCAAGTGCTAATTATTATAACAGTTTCCAATTTCCTAGTATAATTATTTCAAAGTAGAACTATTATCAATGTCACATATGGCATCAATGTAATATATGGGCAGTGGGACACTATAAAATGACGGACAATACCAATGATTCATACACCTTAACCATCATTACTAATATGACTGTTGTAAGAAATTAAGAGTGCAAGGGAGTTGCCTTTGCCAATACAAAAAGAAATACCCTAGTTACGCTAACTCTAATGGTGCTAAACGCGCCGTTAAGGCTTGTGGTCTCCATGTTTCATGCTAATTTCATGGTTAATTGTCAGCGATTTCTTGGTTGTTTTCATGTTTGTGTTTTCTTTTTGCAAGGAATACCTTGAGTGTACTACTCTACGTTTCAGTGTTTTTTCActaattaagattaaatttataaaatataattaaaaggctaatgtGACATGGAAAATTAGTTGTGATGTGgcaaatgtgacatggcaaattaaaTTGTGTCGTGGCATGTGACATCTCAAATTAATgtgacattattattattattcttaatgTAAATATGTTTATTAAATACTCCATatgacattattattattattattattattattattattattattattattattattattattatacactactagtcttaccataactaggattACCCTACATCTCTGttactaatttaattattaagataattaatataattattattactttcccatattattatttccatattatttattattaattcccgaccACATCCATATTATACTACTAAATTTCGGTCCACAAAATACGGCACA from Silene latifolia isolate original U9 population chromosome 2, ASM4854445v1, whole genome shotgun sequence encodes the following:
- the LOC141643148 gene encoding LEAF RUST 10 DISEASE-RESISTANCE LOCUS RECEPTOR-LIKE PROTEIN KINASE-like 2.4, encoding MDNLTFSFHIITIILTLTTIPATLCRRSDEFNACSKTFTCGNIKGLSYPFYGLSRPQYCGHPGFELLDCDQNNQTNKIMILSQKFYVSHINLTSSTMNVARQDFSDGFGCPLTLVNITIDFSLFQYTNSDSNITLLYDECASKCKNFSCPWGGGKSLPICFLTDKLMLKFNMSKVVCPNKLFLPVQNTDLIAMDKAGEYMPFSAKNGFELKWNANDGLCRECVRSGGQCGHDFKSNKFFCFCTDESKCPFPGSINKGRRIAGISLTKLNVALIGCFSVTGICLIILLVIFFRRRYSSKDRVDRRERRTNVETFLRGHGSSGPKRYTYNDLKKITNSFKDKLGEGGYGSVYKGILQNGTPVAVKMLHKSKEEGAEFINEVASIGNTNHVNVVKLFGFCYEGNRRGLVYEFMANGSLEKFLYTGDNSDNHHHSLGWETLFEIAIGVARGLEYLHRGCNTRILHFDIKPHNILLDENFCPKISDFGLSKSCPQKDSIISMSEARGTIGYIAPEVFLKSFGGVSYKSDVYSYGMLVLEMVGCRRKVEVEGEVSSEQAFPEWIYEQLEASIENGLIHEEMEMQRKMIVVSLWCVKTNPSRRPPMSKVVEMLEGTPESLQVPRAASLSMSLQSQHRADGGGISSFYDQQQSRLGRNNQFSDEY